In the genome of Chryseobacterium sp. 52, the window GTAGATAAAACCGGACTGATAGCCAAATACAGGAAACTTCACCCGTTTATCAATCCTCATCTGACTCCCGGAAACCAATACTGTGTTTTTGAAATTCATGGTTGGAAATGCGGTATTTTGATCTGTTATGACAATAATATTATTGAAAATGTAAGAGCTACAAAACTGTTGGGTGCAGATATTATTTTTATGCCGCACGTCACTATGTGTACACCTTCTACAAGACCGGGAGCAGGATTTGTGGATCCTGAATTATGGCAGAACAGAGAAGCTGACCCTACGTCGCTCCGCATGGAATTTAACGGAATGAAGGGAAGAGACTGGCTGATGAAGTGGTTGCCTGCAAGAGCTTACGATAACGGAGTATATGTTGTTTTTTCCAATCCAATCGGGATGGATGACGATCAGTTGAAAAACGGATGTTCGATGATTATTGATCCTTTTGGAGATGTTGTTGCAGAATGCCGTTCTTTCGATGACAGTTTTGAAACAGCGGTTATGATTCCCGGGAAGCTTATCCAGGCTGGTGGAAACAGATATGTAAAAGCAAGAAGACCTGAGCTGTACAGAGACATTATCGGAAAGGAACATGACTCTGAGCAGAAAGTAGTCTGGATGAAAGATCATGCGATGTAGTAAAGATCCGGGTTAAAAGGATGATGAGGCTGGAAGCGGCGAGAGTTATCGTAATACTATAATGATATAGTTTCAAGACAAGAATAAAAGCAGGCTTACAGTCTTTTTTTCAAATCTTAATAATTTCCATTTTCCAGCCTTAAACCTCCTTATTTTGTTAAAGATTTAGCAAAATCACTCCATGCTCCGCCATTATGTACATGCTTAAAGCCTCTTTCTTTTAAAATATTTTCGGCTTTTACACTGCGTAATCCGTGTGAACATACTGTGATATAGGTCTTTTCCAGATCAAGCTCAGCATATCTTTCCCTGATAGTTCCCAAAGAAATATTGAGGGAACCTTCAATATGCCCCATTTTGTATTCCTGTTCGGTTCTTACATCGAGAATAACAGCACCTTTTTTTATTAATTGGGGCAAATCATTGTCCAGTGTCTGATACGTGTAAACACGGTAAGCTGCATAAAGGGTTAAGATAATCCCCCCAAAAATCAATATACTTTTCATAATCTGCTTAAAATTTTCTTGTCAATGTAAAAGGTTCCAAAAGGAATGAAACAGGCCAGAATTACTTTCCAGGTAGTTTCTTTGAATTTCCACTGCTTTTCAACGCCTACGCTTAAGGTATTAAAAAGGAATAGCAAGAACAGAGTTCCGTGAACCGGGCCCATTACTCTTACAAGAGAAGGGTTTCCCAGCCAGTACTTTACAGGAACTGCAACGAATACTAATGTCAGTAATGAGATTCCTTCTAAAATAGCCAGAATTCTCAGGCGTCCGATTTTTGTTTTTAATAAATCTATCATAATTATCTGAAGTATGGTCTGTTAACAAGAGGAGAGAATGGCCACGGAATCGCCATAAAAATCACTGCCAGAGCAATTGTAAACCAGATGAGCATGGTTTTGAATTTTTCTCTGTCCGTATTTTTTCTTTTGGCTAAAGCGGAACCTATGGTAACCAGTACAATTGCTGTCATCATAAGCAGGGCATGGATCAGTCCGAAGAAAAGCAGGTCTAATGATGATTTGGCTTCGCTGAAGTTTTTCCAGAAATACTTTATAATTGGGCTTTGTGAATACAGAATAATACCTAAAATCAATTGAATATGGGCAATAGTAGCGGTCCAGTGCCGGACGGAATCATCTGTCTTCGAAAATACTTTACCTGAAAAATATCCTTTATAAGCCCTGAATATTGCATAAAAAAGACTTAATAAAACGATCCACCGAAATGTGGAATGAAGAAATGTAAGCGTCTGGTACATTATTATTGTTTTAGAACGCTTCAAAGGTAAAACAAAAACATACTAATTAGTATGTTTTTTAGTAAAAAATTATTGCAAAGAATTGAAATAAGACTTAAGTCCTTTTAAATAAATAAGATACACTGATTTTGAATTCTCCAGTTTACCTAAGTTTCTTACACCCCAATAGCCTGAAATGACAAAAACGGCAATTTCTTTGGGATCAACATCTTCTTTTACAGTACCTGTTTTCTTTCCGTTTTCAACACACTTCATAATGGTGTCTTCCCATTGCACGGAAAGCTCGTTCAAAGCTTTGGTAAAATCTACATTCCAGGGTGCCATTTCCTGGGTAAAGTTGGAAGTGGGGCATCCGTATTCAACTTTTAAGAAATCGTTATCCATGAGGATGTTGTATAGCAGATCATAGATGCTTTTGAAAGGATTCCCACTGTTGAGAAGCGGTTCTATAAAAGTGCTTTTGAAGTTGTTCTTCATCAGCTCATTGATGATGGCCAGTCCCATCTCATCTTTTGTTTTAAAATGATAATAGAAAGCGCCTTTTGTCACCTGTGTTGTGGCAATAATTTCATCAATACTCGTGGTCTGGTACCCTTTCATATAGATCAGTTCAAAGGCTTTCTGAAGGATGTTCAAACGGGTTACTTCTGATTTTTTCATTGGGATATGCAGACTTTAATGCAAAGGAACGGAATTTTTGTTCAAAAAAACAAACTATCATTATTCTGATACTACGCTAGAATTTAACTTATTTTTATAATACAATAATTCATCGGAAATTTGCTTCGTCAAACTCAACAAAATTATAACGAAATGAATTATCAAAATGAAATACAAATGAAACCGGAATCAAATCTAAAAAGTAAAGGTCTTCCGGCAGCATTATGGGCACTTACAATCAGTGCCTTTGGAATAGGAACTACAGAGTTCGTGATTGTGGGGCTTCTTCCAACAGTAGCGGGAGATCTGGGCATCAGTATTCCGTCTGCAGGACTTCTGGTAAGTCTATATGCGATTGGAGTGGCTATCGGAGCGCCTATACTGACTGCATTAACTGGAAAAATACCACGTAAGATCCTTTTGATTTCCATTATGCTTTTATTCGTTATTGGAAACGGACTGGCTTCCATCGCTCCTGGGTTTATCACACTGGTGATGGCCAGGATTCTGACAGGATTTGCGCACGGGGTTTATTTTTCAATCGGTTCAACCATTGCTGCGTCACTGGTTCCGGAAGAGAAAAGAGCCACTGCCATTTCAATTATGTTTGCCGGGCTTACTTTAGCTATTGTAACCGGAGTTCCTCTGGGAACTTTTATAGGACAGCATTTTGGATGGAGAGCTACTTTTATAGGGGTTTCTATTTTGGGAATGATAGGTTTAATAGCGAGTCTCTTACTGGTTCCGAATCATCTTAAAAGCGGAAAAACGGCGTCTTTAAAAAGTCTTCCGAAAGTATTTGGAAATAAACGTTTAATTTTTGCATTCTTAATGACTGCGATGGGGTATGGGGGAACATTTGTGGTGTTTACTTATTTATCACCCATCTTACAGGAGATCACAGGATTTCAGGAATCTACGGTTACTTTTATTCTGCTTATCTACGGAATAGCCATTGCTTTAGGAAATCTTCTGGGTGGAAAAACAGCCAATAAAAACCCTTTAAAAGCACTTTTATGGATGTTTGCAGCTCAGGGACTGGTATTACTGGCCTTTTATTTCACAGCAAGTAATCAAATCTTAAGCATTATCACTTTGTTTCTTTTAGGAGGTCTTTCTTTTGCAACGGTACCGGGTCTTCAGCTTTTGGTGGTTCAGATTGCAGAAAAAGAGCTTCCGGGAACCGAAGATGTAGCGTCAGGAATTAATATTGCCGCCTTCAATATAGGAATTGCTATAGGATCTTATACCGGAGGTCTTGCGGTAACTTCTTCACTGGGACTGGCAAGTACGCCATGGATGGGAGCTTTATTTTTATTGGTGACGGTATTGATAACGCTTTACAGCATCCGTTTGAGTAAAAATCAAAAATAATTTTCTCCTGTTTTTTATATTTTCAAGGACTGTCCGTAACCGGGCAGTCTTTTGTCTGTATTATAATCACAAGGGTATACAAAGAAAGATGATGAGATGAAATTTTAAAGAAAAAGAAAGCGGCTTCGTTTGCTTTTGAAATACAAATTTTAGATTTGGGTCGTTATAGCTCATGAATTTCAGAGTCTGTAAATACAAAGAATTTACCCCCTTTAGGAATGTTTTTGGTGTCTAATCCTGTAAATTCACTGAATGCAGGCAGCAGCAACTGCTTCTCAGTCTGAACAAAACAGGGCAGTCTGATATTTTTCACAGAAGAATTTAATATAACACCCGGATGAATGTGTCCTGTGATCTGGAATTCGGGTAATCTTGTATCAAAATCATGAATAAATGTGAAACCATGAATTGTTAAATGATCTGCTTTGAAATGTAAACATAATTTTTTCTCCAGTGTTTCTGATAAACGATCGTGATTTCCTTCGATAAGGAAAAACTGAAGATCGGGATATTGATTTTTCCAGTTGCAGAATTTGTCCACATCTGAGTTGTCTCCGGCATGAAGAAGGTCTCCAACGATTATAAATTTTTCCGGTTGAAAATACTCAATAAGAAAGGAAAGCCTTTCCAGATCACTTTTCATAATATGATTGGCCAGAGCAATACCGTTTTTTCGGAAATGGGCTGTTTTTCCAATGTGGAGATCAGACAGAATCAATGCTTTCTCTCTTTTCCAAAATGCTGCACGCTGATTGGTTAAAGTGAAAATTTCGTTGTTAAAGGGGATATGTTTTACTGCAATGTTCATGCTTTTTTTGTAAAATGTAGGATGTAAAATGTATTAATGATTTTTACAAAATGAAATCTTTGTGCGACAATAAATACCACGAAAGCTCTCATCCCGAAAACAAATCTATCAATAATTATTTATAATTTTAAAATCCGGAACTTCTCAAATACTCTTCCTCGCCTGTTCCACCATTTTCCTGATTCTCGCATCCAGGCTTTCGCTTGAAAGGGTCTGTCTGAGGCTGTCTACTTTTATCGGGAAGCTCAGAGGAGTAAAGGTATGGGAATGTTTTAAAATGATTTTTGAGTGTTCAATTCTTTTAAAGGCTTCCACAAGACGCTGCTCCTGAAGCTGCATATTGAAAACTTCGGTATAGGCCTGTCTTACCAGAAAATGGTCAGGATCATGATCTTCAAGCACTTTAAAAATAAGTCCTGCGGAGCTCTGCAAAGATTTATTGGAACGCTGTTTTCCTGCATAATTCTGAATCACCATACCGGAAATCACGGCGATATCTCTAAACTTTCTTCGTGCCATTTCTGCGGAATTGATACTGGCAATCACATCATTCATCAGATTCTCCCGGGTCAGAATTTTATCCAGATTATCTTCATTCAAAGGAATTTCTTTATCGCTGAACAGCTCAAAACCATAATCATTCATAGCCATTGAAAAAGAGATTGGAGCCAGTTTTGAAATGCGGTAAGCAATTAATGCGGCCATTACCTCGTGTACCAAACGGCCTTCAAAAGGGTACATAAACAGGTGATATCCTTCACGGTTTTTGATGAATTCCACCAGAAATTCATTGTCTTTGGGAATATGGGAGTTTTTCTCCTGACTGACTAATAAAGGATGTAAAAATTGAAGTTCCTTTTCTGAAGCTTTCGGGTTTAAAGCATGGGAAAGCTTTTCTCTTAAAAAATGTCCTAAATTGGAGCTTAAAGGTAACCTTCCACCCAGATAACTCGGAGCGATTGCTCTGCCTTTTGCAGCCCGGACATACACCGTCATATCTTTGATCATAGCGACTTCAAGGGTTCGTCCTGCCAGAATAAATTTTTCTTCTTTTTTTAATTTTGATATAAAATATTCCTCTACCATTCCGATATATCCGCCAGAAATAAATTTTACTTTCAGCATGGCATCGCTTACAATAACACCCATGTTCATGCGGTGGAGCATGGCAATCTTTCGTGAGGTTACTGTATAAAGACCGTCTTCCATAATAACGATTTTATGGAATTCTTCATAGCTTTTTAAAACACTTCCGCCAATGGTCAGGAAGTCCAGAATACTTTTCCATTCTTCCTCCATGATTTCCTGAAAAGCAAATACTTTTTTGATCCTCTCCAATGTTTCATCAGGATAAAATCCGTCACCAACCGCTAAAGTCATAAGAAACTGAACCAGTACATCAAAACATAAGACTTGCGGCTCACGGGGTTCTATCACTTTCTGTCTGACAGCTTCCTTCAAGGCTGCTACTTCGATAAGCTCAAGAGAATGGGTAGGAACACAGTAAATTTTAGAGGTTTCAAAAGGGGAGTGCCCGCTCCGTCCGGCCCGCTGCAGAAATCTGGCGACGCCTTTTGCAGAGCCAATCTGAATCACGGTGTCTACGGGTTTAAAATCAATTCCAAGATCTAAAGATGAAGTAGAGACAACGGCTTTGAGCTTTCCAGCACTTAAATTTTCTTCGATCCAGATTCGTAAATGTGCGTCAATGGAACTGTGGTGAATAGCAATCTGACCAGCAAAATCGGGATAGGCACTCAACAGAAGCTGATACCACATCTCGCTCTGGCTTCTGGTATTGGTAAACACGATAGTAGATTTTGATTCAAGAATAATAGGAACTATTTTATCGGCTAATTTTGCGCCCAAATGTCCTGCCCAGGGAAGAATTTCAAGCTCATCAGGAATCACAGGAATAATGTCTATTTTTTTATGCTCCTTGGCTGTAATCTTTGTTTTTTTGATATCATATGGAATAAGAACGTCCATTGCTTCATCCAGATTTCCGATGGTTGCTGTAATTCCCCAGATTTTTATTTTCGGAATGTATTTTCTGAGCTGAGAAATACCCAGTTCAACCATAACACCGCGTTTTGAACCCAATAGTTCGTGCCATTCGTCAACGGCAATACATTTCATATCCTGGAAAAATCTCGCATGATTTTTTTGTCCCAGAAGCAAATGAAGACTTTCCGGGGTGACAACCAGGATTTCAGGCATATTTTTGACCTGTTGCAGCTTTACTTTTGGATCTGTATCCCCATTTCTGACTCCAACACTCCAGTCCAGGCCGATCTCATCCATCGCTTCCTGCATGGCTTTAGCAATATCCTTAGACAAAGAACGGAGAGGGGTGATCCATATCATTTTCAGCCCTTTTTTATAATTTTCAGGATGGTTCATGAAGTCTGAAATCAGGGCAAGAAAAACAGAGAACGTTTTTCCGAACCCGGTGGGGGCCACGACCATTCCACTGTAGCCGTTTCCAAATTTCTGCCAGGTATCCATCTGAAATTTGAAAGGGGAAATACCTTTATCGGCCATCCATTGCTGAATGACTTTGAATCCGTTAGTATTTTCAAATGTTTTCAAATTATTGAATCAGTTTTTTTATTTCTTCCAATTCGTCTATTTCATCTACTGTTTTGTCTTTCCGCCATCTTACAATTCTTGGAAATCTTAATGCCACGCCACTTTTATGCCTGCTGCTGAATCCTATGCCTTCAAAGGCAATTTCAAAAACGAGCTCGGCTTTCACTGTACGTACAGGACCAAACTTTTCAATCGCATTTTTATTGACAAACTTACTGACTTCCATGATTTCTTTATCCGTAAGCCCGGAATAGGCTTTGGCAATAGTCACCAGAGAATCTCCGTTTTTTACGGCAAATGTATAGTCGGTGTAGTAAGCACTTCGTCTGCCGCTTCCTTTTTGGGCATAAATTAATACGGCATCAATAGTTAGCGGGCTTACTTTCCATTTCCACCAATCGCCTTTTTTTCTTCCGGCATGATAGGGTGAGTTCTTTTGTTTCAGCATCAGACCTTCACTGTTGATCTCCCTTGATTCTTCTCTGATGGTATTCAGATCTTCCCATTTTTCAAAAGCAATGATTTGCGAAAGTTTAATATTTTGAGGGGTTTCATTCAAGAGTAATTCTTCCAGCATGGCGCGTCTGGCGGCAATAGATTTTTCCCTAAGATCAGTTCCTTCAAGCTCCAGGAGATCATAGACAAAGACTTCTATCGGAATATCCATCAGCATTTTTTTAGTTAAAGTTTTTCTGTTTAATCTTTTTTGTAACTCGTTGAAATTTAAAATATTGAATTCCTTTACCGCAAGTATTTCTCCATCTAAAACAAAGTTGCCTTTCATAGCTTGTACTGCCTCTTTAATTTCAGGAAACTGATCTGTGACGAGTTCTTCCCCTCTTGACCAGATAAAGACCTCATCATTCCTTCGGATGATCTGTCCACGGATTCCGTCCCATTTATATTCTATCTGCCATTCTTCCGGTTTCCCCAGTTCATCCAGTTCTTTTTCCAATGGATAAGCCAAACAGAAAGGATAGGGTTTTGAATTGTCAGGGTTCACATTTTCAGCTGAAATCAGTTCCTGAAATGAAACTTCACCCGGGAGCCATTTTCCCATCAGGCTATGCATCAGCGTACTTGATTCCTGTCCGGAGAATTTTGTCAGGGCATTAATTAAAGTTTTATCAGAGACCCCAATTCTAAAGCTTCCCCCTAATAATTTATTAAAAATCAACCGTTCTGTGTAATCCAAGCCGTTCCAGGATTTTAAAACGAATTGTTTTTTCTCTGTTTCTGATTGGTCTTTTAAATGAACAATATCATTCATCCATCGGGAAAGGCTACGGTCAATCTTTTCTGAAGGAGGAGGAAGGATCAGTGAAAGTGTTTCTCCCAAATCTCCGACTGATGAATAGCTTTCCTGAAAGAGCCAAAAGGGGAGTTTGGTGATTTCCAGAGCCCATTCTTTCATATAACTGGTATTGACATTCCTTTTGGGTCTCTTCCCGGTAAACAGAGCGATGAACCATACTTTATCTTCATCCGGAGCACGTTCCAGATAATCGATGATAGCGTCTATTTTAGCATTGGTTTTATTCGTCGTTTCCAAAGCATTAATCAGGTCTGCAAAATGTTTCATGGCTCCGGATTTTCAGTGATTTCTTTTTCAGATTCTTCTTCATCTTCACCGAAAAGGGTTTCGATGACATCTGCTTTAATACCAATTTCGTTGAGATATTTTGAGAAAATTTCAGTCTGTCCGTGGGTAACATGTACAATTTCTGCTTCCGTAGCTTTTACAGCCTGTAACAATCCTTTCCAGTCTGCGTGATCACTCATGGCAAATCCTGCATCTGCACTGCGCCATCTTCTGGCTCCGCGTACCTGCATCCATCCTGAACAAATGGCTGTTGCGGCATCCGGTATTTTTCTTATGATACTGCTATCCAGTAAAGCTGGCGGAACAATAACTATTTCATGCTGTACTTCTTTTGGATTGTCTTTAAAATAAGCGATCTTATAATCCGGAAGATTAATTCCTGCGGATTCAAAAGCTTCATTCAATTTTCCGATGGAATTGTGAACATATATTTTCCCTAATCCTTCTACAGCTTTCATAATG includes:
- a CDS encoding ATP-dependent DNA ligase, which gives rise to MKHFADLINALETTNKTNAKIDAIIDYLERAPDEDKVWFIALFTGKRPKRNVNTSYMKEWALEITKLPFWLFQESYSSVGDLGETLSLILPPPSEKIDRSLSRWMNDIVHLKDQSETEKKQFVLKSWNGLDYTERLIFNKLLGGSFRIGVSDKTLINALTKFSGQESSTLMHSLMGKWLPGEVSFQELISAENVNPDNSKPYPFCLAYPLEKELDELGKPEEWQIEYKWDGIRGQIIRRNDEVFIWSRGEELVTDQFPEIKEAVQAMKGNFVLDGEILAVKEFNILNFNELQKRLNRKTLTKKMLMDIPIEVFVYDLLELEGTDLREKSIAARRAMLEELLLNETPQNIKLSQIIAFEKWEDLNTIREESREINSEGLMLKQKNSPYHAGRKKGDWWKWKVSPLTIDAVLIYAQKGSGRRSAYYTDYTFAVKNGDSLVTIAKAYSGLTDKEIMEVSKFVNKNAIEKFGPVRTVKAELVFEIAFEGIGFSSRHKSGVALRFPRIVRWRKDKTVDEIDELEEIKKLIQ
- a CDS encoding TetR/AcrR family transcriptional regulator, with translation MKKSEVTRLNILQKAFELIYMKGYQTTSIDEIIATTQVTKGAFYYHFKTKDEMGLAIINELMKNNFKSTFIEPLLNSGNPFKSIYDLLYNILMDNDFLKVEYGCPTSNFTQEMAPWNVDFTKALNELSVQWEDTIMKCVENGKKTGTVKEDVDPKEIAVFVISGYWGVRNLGKLENSKSVYLIYLKGLKSYFNSLQ
- a CDS encoding ligase-associated DNA damage response DEXH box helicase, whose product is MKTFENTNGFKVIQQWMADKGISPFKFQMDTWQKFGNGYSGMVVAPTGFGKTFSVFLALISDFMNHPENYKKGLKMIWITPLRSLSKDIAKAMQEAMDEIGLDWSVGVRNGDTDPKVKLQQVKNMPEILVVTPESLHLLLGQKNHARFFQDMKCIAVDEWHELLGSKRGVMVELGISQLRKYIPKIKIWGITATIGNLDEAMDVLIPYDIKKTKITAKEHKKIDIIPVIPDELEILPWAGHLGAKLADKIVPIILESKSTIVFTNTRSQSEMWYQLLLSAYPDFAGQIAIHHSSIDAHLRIWIEENLSAGKLKAVVSTSSLDLGIDFKPVDTVIQIGSAKGVARFLQRAGRSGHSPFETSKIYCVPTHSLELIEVAALKEAVRQKVIEPREPQVLCFDVLVQFLMTLAVGDGFYPDETLERIKKVFAFQEIMEEEWKSILDFLTIGGSVLKSYEEFHKIVIMEDGLYTVTSRKIAMLHRMNMGVIVSDAMLKVKFISGGYIGMVEEYFISKLKKEEKFILAGRTLEVAMIKDMTVYVRAAKGRAIAPSYLGGRLPLSSNLGHFLREKLSHALNPKASEKELQFLHPLLVSQEKNSHIPKDNEFLVEFIKNREGYHLFMYPFEGRLVHEVMAALIAYRISKLAPISFSMAMNDYGFELFSDKEIPLNEDNLDKILTRENLMNDVIASINSAEMARRKFRDIAVISGMVIQNYAGKQRSNKSLQSSAGLIFKVLEDHDPDHFLVRQAYTEVFNMQLQEQRLVEAFKRIEHSKIILKHSHTFTPLSFPIKVDSLRQTLSSESLDARIRKMVEQARKSI
- a CDS encoding rhodanese-like domain-containing protein, with amino-acid sequence MKSILIFGGIILTLYAAYRVYTYQTLDNDLPQLIKKGAVILDVRTEQEYKMGHIEGSLNISLGTIRERYAELDLEKTYITVCSHGLRSVKAENILKERGFKHVHNGGAWSDFAKSLTK
- a CDS encoding nitrilase family protein — encoded protein: MDNLKISTAQFENKSGDKEYNLSVIEKLAAEAAAKGSQVIAFHECSVTGYTFARNLTKEQLLDVAELIPDGKSIHRLQQIAAQNNITILAGLFEKDEYDHLFKAYVCVDKTGLIAKYRKLHPFINPHLTPGNQYCVFEIHGWKCGILICYDNNIIENVRATKLLGADIIFMPHVTMCTPSTRPGAGFVDPELWQNREADPTSLRMEFNGMKGRDWLMKWLPARAYDNGVYVVFSNPIGMDDDQLKNGCSMIIDPFGDVVAECRSFDDSFETAVMIPGKLIQAGGNRYVKARRPELYRDIIGKEHDSEQKVVWMKDHAM
- a CDS encoding DUF3817 domain-containing protein encodes the protein MIDLLKTKIGRLRILAILEGISLLTLVFVAVPVKYWLGNPSLVRVMGPVHGTLFLLFLFNTLSVGVEKQWKFKETTWKVILACFIPFGTFYIDKKILSRL
- a CDS encoding MFS transporter, whose amino-acid sequence is MKPESNLKSKGLPAALWALTISAFGIGTTEFVIVGLLPTVAGDLGISIPSAGLLVSLYAIGVAIGAPILTALTGKIPRKILLISIMLLFVIGNGLASIAPGFITLVMARILTGFAHGVYFSIGSTIAASLVPEEKRATAISIMFAGLTLAIVTGVPLGTFIGQHFGWRATFIGVSILGMIGLIASLLLVPNHLKSGKTASLKSLPKVFGNKRLIFAFLMTAMGYGGTFVVFTYLSPILQEITGFQESTVTFILLIYGIAIALGNLLGGKTANKNPLKALLWMFAAQGLVLLAFYFTASNQILSIITLFLLGGLSFATVPGLQLLVVQIAEKELPGTEDVASGINIAAFNIGIAIGSYTGGLAVTSSLGLASTPWMGALFLLVTVLITLYSIRLSKNQK
- the pdeM gene encoding ligase-associated DNA damage response endonuclease PdeM — protein: MNIAVKHIPFNNEIFTLTNQRAAFWKREKALILSDLHIGKTAHFRKNGIALANHIMKSDLERLSFLIEYFQPEKFIIVGDLLHAGDNSDVDKFCNWKNQYPDLQFFLIEGNHDRLSETLEKKLCLHFKADHLTIHGFTFIHDFDTRLPEFQITGHIHPGVILNSSVKNIRLPCFVQTEKQLLLPAFSEFTGLDTKNIPKGGKFFVFTDSEIHEL